A window from Pseudomonas sp. Tri1 encodes these proteins:
- a CDS encoding NAD-glutamate dehydrogenase: protein MAFFTAASKADFQHQLQAALAQHISEQALPQVALFAEQFFGIISLDELTQRRLSDLAGCTLSAWRLLERFDHAQPQVRVYNPDYERHGWQSTHTAVEVLHHDLPFLVDSVRTELNRRGYSIHTLQTTVLSVRRGSKGELLEVLPKGTQGDDILQESLMYLEIDRCANAAELNVLSKELEQVLGEVRVAVADFEPMKAKVQEILAGLDESAYAIDADEKSEIKSFLEWLVGNHFTFLGYEEFVVRDEADGGHIEYNPDSFLGLTKLLRAGLTADDLRIEDYAVNYLREPTLLSFAKAAHPSRVHRPAYPDYVSIRVIDANGKVVKECRFMGLYTSSVYGESVRVIPYIRRKVEEIERRSGFQAKAHLGKELAQVVEVLPRDDLFQTPVDELFSTVMSIVQIQERNKIRVFLRKDPYGRFCYCLAYVPRDIYSTEVRQKIQQVLMDRLKASDCEFWTFFSESVLARVQLILRVDPKNRLDIDPVLLEKEVVQACRSWKDDYANLVIESFGEAQGTNVLSDFPKGFPAGYRERFAAHSAVVDMQHLLSLSEKNPLVMSFYQPLGQVSGQRELHCKLYHADTPLALSDVLPILENLGLRVLGEFPYRLRHTNGREFWIHDFAFTAAEGLDLDIQQLNDTLQDAFVHIVRGDAENDAFNRLVLTAGLPWRDVALLRAYARYLKQIRLGFDLGYIASTLNNHTDIARELTRLFKTRFYLARKLSGDDLEDKQLRLEQAILTALDDVQVLNEDRILRRYLDLIKATLRTNFYQTDAHGQNKSYFSFKFNPHLIPELPKPVPKFEIFVYSPRVEGVHLRFGNVARGGLRWSDREEDYRTEVLGLVKAQQVKNSVIVPVGAKGGFLPRRLPLGGSRDEIAAEGIACYRIFISGLLDITDNLKDGALVPPANVVRHDDDDPYLVVAADKGTATFSDIANGIAIDYGFWLGDAFASGGSAGYDHKKMGITAKGAWVGVQRHFRERGINVQEDSISVVGVGDMAGDVFGNGLLMSDKLQLVAAFNHLHIFIDPNPEPASSFAERKRLFDLPRSAWTDYDTSIMSEGGGIFSRSAKSIAISPQMKERFDIKADKLTPTELLNALLKAPVDLLWNGGIGTYVKASTESHADVGDKANDALRVNGNELRCKVVGEGGNLGMTQLGRVEFGLNGGGSNTDFIDNAGGVDCSDHEVNIKILLNEVVQAGDMTEKQRNQLLGSMTDEVGGLVLGNNYKQTQALSLAARRAFVRIAEYKRLMNDLEARGKLDRAIEFLPTEEQLTERVAAGHGLTRAELSVLISYSKIDLKEALLNSQVPDDDYLTRDMETAFPPTLVSKFSEAMRRHRLKREIVSTQIANDLVNHMGITFVQRLKESTGMSPANVAGAYVIVRDIFHLPHWFRQIEALDHQVSADVQLELMDELMRLGRRATRWFLRSRRNEQNAARDVAHFGPHLAALGLKLDELLEGPTREGWQTRYQAYVAAGVPELLARMVAGTTHLYTLLPIIEASDVTGQNAADVAKAYFAVGSALDITWYLQQISALPVENNWQALAREAFRDDVDWQQRAITISVLQQGDGSQEVETRLALWLEQHHSMVERWRAMLVDIRAASGTDYAMYAVANRELLDLAMSGQPVVAAN, encoded by the coding sequence TGAGCGCTTCGATCACGCGCAACCGCAGGTGCGTGTCTACAACCCCGATTATGAACGCCACGGCTGGCAGTCGACCCACACGGCAGTGGAAGTGTTGCACCACGACCTGCCGTTCCTGGTGGATTCGGTCCGCACCGAACTGAACCGTCGCGGCTACAGCATCCATACCCTGCAAACCACCGTGCTGAGCGTGCGTCGCGGCAGCAAGGGCGAGTTGCTTGAAGTCCTGCCAAAGGGCACCCAGGGCGACGACATCCTGCAAGAGTCGTTGATGTACCTGGAAATCGACCGCTGCGCCAACGCCGCCGAACTCAACGTCCTGAGCAAGGAACTTGAGCAAGTGCTGGGCGAAGTGCGGGTGGCGGTGGCTGATTTCGAGCCGATGAAAGCCAAGGTCCAGGAAATCCTGGCCGGCCTGGACGAAAGTGCCTACGCCATCGATGCCGACGAAAAAAGCGAGATCAAGAGCTTCCTGGAATGGCTGGTGGGTAATCACTTCACCTTCCTGGGCTACGAAGAGTTCGTGGTACGTGATGAAGCCGATGGCGGCCACATCGAGTACAACCCCGATTCGTTCCTCGGCTTGACCAAACTGCTGCGCGCCGGCCTCACCGCCGATGACCTGCGCATCGAAGACTACGCCGTCAATTACCTGCGCGAACCGACCCTGCTGTCGTTCGCCAAGGCCGCGCACCCGAGCCGCGTGCATCGTCCGGCCTACCCGGACTACGTGTCGATCCGTGTGATCGACGCCAACGGCAAGGTCGTCAAGGAATGCCGCTTCATGGGCCTGTACACCTCCTCGGTGTATGGCGAGAGCGTGCGGGTCATCCCTTACATCCGTCGCAAGGTCGAGGAAATCGAACGTCGCTCCGGCTTCCAGGCCAAGGCGCACCTGGGCAAGGAACTGGCCCAGGTGGTCGAAGTGCTGCCCCGTGACGACCTGTTCCAGACCCCGGTGGACGAGCTGTTCAGCACCGTCATGTCCATCGTGCAGATCCAGGAACGCAACAAGATTCGTGTGTTCCTGCGCAAAGACCCGTATGGCCGTTTCTGCTACTGCCTGGCCTACGTGCCGCGGGACATCTATTCCACCGAAGTGCGCCAGAAGATCCAGCAAGTGCTGATGGATCGCCTGAAGGCTTCGGACTGCGAGTTCTGGACCTTCTTCTCCGAATCCGTACTGGCCCGCGTGCAGTTGATCCTGCGGGTGGACCCGAAGAACCGTCTCGACATCGATCCGGTCCTGCTGGAAAAAGAAGTGGTCCAGGCTTGCCGCAGCTGGAAGGACGACTACGCCAACCTGGTGATCGAAAGCTTCGGCGAAGCCCAGGGCACCAACGTGTTGTCGGACTTCCCGAAAGGCTTCCCGGCCGGCTACCGCGAGCGTTTTGCCGCGCACTCGGCCGTGGTCGACATGCAGCACCTGCTGAGCCTGAGCGAAAAAAATCCGCTGGTGATGAGCTTCTACCAGCCGCTGGGCCAGGTATCCGGCCAGCGCGAGCTGCACTGCAAGCTGTATCACGCCGACACGCCGCTGGCGCTGTCCGATGTGCTGCCGATCCTGGAAAACCTCGGCCTGCGTGTACTGGGCGAGTTCCCGTACCGCCTGCGCCACACCAATGGCCGCGAGTTCTGGATTCATGATTTCGCGTTCACCGCCGCCGAAGGCCTGGACCTGGACATCCAGCAGCTCAACGACACCTTGCAGGACGCCTTCGTCCACATCGTGCGTGGCGATGCCGAGAACGATGCGTTCAACCGTTTGGTGCTGACCGCTGGCCTGCCATGGCGCGACGTCGCGCTGCTGCGTGCCTACGCCCGTTACCTGAAACAGATCCGCCTGGGCTTCGACCTGGGTTATATCGCCAGCACCCTGAACAACCACACCGACATCGCTCGCGAGTTGACCCGGTTGTTCAAGACCCGTTTCTACCTGGCGCGCAAACTCAGCGGCGACGACCTGGAAGACAAGCAACTGCGCCTGGAACAGGCGATCCTCACGGCGCTGGACGACGTCCAGGTGCTCAACGAAGACCGCATCCTGCGTCGCTACCTGGACCTGATCAAGGCCACCCTGCGGACCAACTTCTACCAGACCGATGCCCACGGCCAGAACAAGTCCTACTTCAGCTTCAAGTTCAACCCGCACCTGATCCCGGAACTGCCCAAGCCGGTGCCCAAGTTCGAGATCTTCGTCTATTCGCCACGGGTCGAAGGCGTGCACCTGCGCTTCGGCAACGTCGCTCGCGGCGGCCTGCGCTGGTCCGACCGTGAAGAAGACTACCGTACTGAAGTGCTCGGCCTGGTGAAGGCGCAGCAAGTGAAGAACTCGGTGATCGTGCCGGTGGGCGCCAAGGGCGGTTTCCTGCCCCGTCGCCTGCCGTTGGGCGGCAGCCGGGACGAGATCGCGGCCGAGGGCATCGCCTGCTACCGCATCTTCATTTCGGGCCTGTTGGACATCACCGACAACCTCAAGGACGGCGCGCTGGTACCGCCGGCCAACGTCGTGCGTCATGACGACGATGACCCGTACCTGGTCGTGGCGGCGGACAAGGGCACCGCAACCTTCTCCGACATCGCCAACGGCATCGCCATCGACTACGGCTTCTGGCTGGGCGATGCGTTCGCCTCCGGCGGCTCGGCCGGCTACGATCACAAGAAAATGGGTATCACCGCCAAGGGCGCGTGGGTGGGCGTTCAGCGTCACTTCCGCGAGCGCGGCATCAATGTCCAGGAAGACAGCATCAGCGTGGTGGGCGTCGGCGACATGGCCGGTGACGTGTTCGGCAACGGCTTGTTGATGTCCGACAAACTGCAACTGGTCGCGGCCTTCAACCACTTGCACATCTTCATCGACCCGAACCCGGAGCCTGCCAGCAGCTTTGCCGAGCGCAAGCGTCTGTTCGACCTGCCGCGTTCGGCCTGGACCGACTACGACACCAGCATCATGTCCGAAGGCGGCGGTATCTTCTCGCGCAGCGCCAAGAGCATTGCCATCTCGCCGCAGATGAAAGAGCGCTTCGACATCAAGGCTGACAAACTGACCCCGACCGAGCTGCTCAACGCCTTGCTCAAGGCGCCGGTGGACCTGTTGTGGAACGGCGGTATCGGCACCTACGTCAAGGCCAGCACCGAAAGCCACGCCGATGTCGGCGACAAGGCCAACGATGCGCTGCGGGTGAACGGCAACGAACTGCGCTGCAAGGTGGTGGGCGAGGGCGGCAACCTGGGCATGACCCAACTGGGTCGTGTCGAGTTCGGCCTCAATGGCGGCGGTTCCAACACCGACTTCATCGACAACGCCGGTGGTGTGGACTGCTCCGACCACGAAGTGAACATCAAGATCCTGCTCAACGAAGTGGTGCAGGCCGGCGACATGACCGAGAAGCAACGCAACCAGTTGCTTGGCAGCATGACCGACGAAGTCGGTGGCCTGGTGTTGGGCAACAACTACAAGCAGACCCAGGCCCTGTCCCTGGCGGCCCGTCGCGCTTTTGTGCGGATCGCCGAATACAAGCGCCTGATGAACGACCTGGAAGCCCGGGGCAAGCTGGACCGTGCCATCGAGTTCCTGCCGACCGAAGAACAGCTGACCGAGCGTGTCGCGGCAGGCCACGGCCTGACCCGTGCCGAACTGTCGGTGCTGATCTCCTATAGCAAGATCGACCTCAAGGAAGCGCTGCTCAACTCCCAGGTACCGGACGACGATTACCTGACCCGTGACATGGAGACCGCGTTCCCGCCGACGCTGGTGAGCAAGTTCTCCGAGGCCATGCGTCGCCACCGTCTGAAACGCGAGATCGTCAGCACCCAGATCGCCAACGACCTGGTCAACCACATGGGCATCACCTTCGTTCAACGGCTCAAGGAGTCTACCGGCATGAGCCCGGCGAACGTGGCGGGTGCTTATGTGATCGTGCGGGACATCTTCCATCTCCCGCACTGGTTCCGCCAGATCGAAGCCCTGGACCACCAGGTTTCCGCTGATGTGCAACTGGAGCTGATGGATGAGCTGATGCGCCTGGGTCGCCGTGCGACTCGCTGGTTCCTGCGCAGCCGCCGCAACGAGCAGAACGCTGCCCGTGACGTCGCTCACTTCGGTCCGCACCTGGCGGCGTTGGGCCTCAAGCTCGACGAATTGCTGGAAGGTCCGACCCGCGAAGGCTGGCAGACCCGCTACCAGGCCTATGTCGCCGCCGGCGTGCCAGAGCTGCTGGCGCGTATGGTTGCAGGCACCACGCACCTGTACACCTTGCTGCCGATCATCGAGGCGTCCGACGTCACCGGGCAGAACGCCGCCGATGTGGCCAAGGCTTACTTCGCCGTGGGCAGCGCCCTGGACATTACCTGGTACCTGCAACAGATCAGTGCCCTGCCAGTGGAAAACAACTGGCAGGCCCTGGCCCGCGAAGCGTTCCGCGATGATGTCGACTGGCAGCAACGGGCGATCACCATCTCGGTCCTGCAGCAGGGCGACGGTAGCCAGGAGGTGGAAACCCGCTTGGCGCTGTGGCTGGAGCAGCATCACAGCATGGTCGAGCGCTGGCGCGCGATGCTGGTGGACATCCGTGCCGCCAGCGGCACCGACTACGCCATGTACGCGGTCGCCAACCGCGAATTGCTGGACCTGGCGATGAGTGGTCAACCGGTCGTTGCGGCCAACTGA
- a CDS encoding PLP-dependent aminotransferase family protein — MELHVVINGRKDLAGQLYQQLRSAIESGRLAAGTQLPPSRLLAEQLGVSRKTVSDTYAQLTYENFLTGIIGKGTYVNARPARIVRKQSHRELAGADVVEAWRSMPHLMRHPTLEGALRYDFIGGATGKGQFPLDDWRRCTAHALRQIASAKGFYSQPEGLPALRNAIARHIAFSRGVNCQDDDVVVCNGAQQALDLISRVLTRPGSLVAMEDPGYPPARLLFGSHGATVAGVPVDDQGMRVELIPDGTRLIYVTPSHQFPLGMPMSQARREALLARAYELGAIIIEDDYDSEFRYEGRPADSLQSMDERGIVAYVGTFSKTLLPELRLGYAILPPAILEAVILAKRLTDQHTSTLPQWALAKFIAEGCLLKHIRRCHTLYAGRRERLLARMAGDLSPWFEAVPTTAGFHMAVLCKVPIDLALVIDLAKKAEVGLYSLAGFFNEAPVRPGLFFGFGAIETLDIDIALDRLRDILQQMA, encoded by the coding sequence ATGGAACTTCATGTTGTCATCAACGGCCGCAAGGACCTGGCGGGTCAGTTGTATCAACAATTACGCAGCGCTATTGAAAGTGGTCGCCTGGCCGCCGGCACGCAACTGCCGCCCAGCCGCCTGCTCGCCGAACAACTGGGTGTTTCGCGCAAGACCGTTTCCGACACCTACGCCCAACTGACCTACGAAAACTTCCTCACCGGGATCATTGGCAAAGGCACTTACGTCAATGCACGACCGGCCAGGATCGTGCGCAAACAAAGCCATCGCGAGCTGGCCGGTGCCGACGTCGTCGAGGCCTGGCGCAGCATGCCGCACCTGATGCGCCATCCCACCCTCGAAGGGGCATTGCGTTACGACTTCATCGGTGGCGCCACCGGCAAGGGCCAGTTCCCCCTCGACGACTGGCGCCGCTGCACCGCCCACGCCCTGCGCCAGATCGCCAGCGCCAAAGGCTTCTATAGCCAGCCCGAAGGCTTGCCGGCGCTGCGCAATGCCATTGCCCGACACATCGCGTTTTCCCGCGGAGTCAATTGTCAGGATGACGATGTGGTGGTGTGCAACGGCGCACAACAGGCCCTGGACCTGATCTCGCGGGTGTTGACCCGGCCAGGCAGCCTGGTGGCCATGGAAGATCCGGGGTATCCGCCGGCGCGACTGTTGTTTGGCTCCCACGGCGCCACGGTGGCTGGGGTGCCGGTGGACGATCAGGGCATGCGCGTGGAGCTGATCCCCGACGGCACGCGGCTGATTTATGTGACGCCCTCCCACCAGTTCCCCCTGGGCATGCCCATGAGCCAAGCCCGCCGCGAGGCCTTGCTGGCGCGGGCCTATGAGCTGGGGGCGATCATCATCGAAGACGACTACGACAGCGAATTCCGCTACGAAGGCCGCCCCGCCGATTCACTGCAGAGCATGGACGAGCGCGGGATCGTCGCGTACGTCGGGACCTTTTCCAAGACCCTGCTGCCAGAGCTGCGCCTCGGCTACGCTATCTTGCCGCCAGCGATTCTCGAGGCGGTGATCCTGGCCAAGCGCCTGACCGACCAGCACACCTCCACCCTGCCCCAATGGGCATTGGCCAAGTTCATCGCCGAGGGCTGCCTGCTCAAGCACATCCGTCGCTGCCACACGCTCTATGCTGGCCGGCGTGAGCGGCTCCTGGCACGCATGGCCGGGGACTTGTCGCCCTGGTTCGAGGCCGTGCCCACCACCGCAGGCTTCCACATGGCGGTCCTGTGCAAGGTGCCGATCGATCTGGCCCTGGTGATCGACCTGGCGAAAAAGGCCGAAGTCGGGCTCTACAGCCTCGCTGGTTTTTTCAACGAGGCCCCGGTGCGACCGGGTCTGTTCTTCGGTTTTGGCGCCATCGAAACCCTCGATATCGACATCGCCCTCGATCGCTTGCGGGACATCCTGCAACAAATGGCCTGA
- a CDS encoding sigma-70 family RNA polymerase sigma factor, whose amino-acid sequence MKDTGRSPMVKLFLTSYEDFKVRLRRRLGSEELANDVLHETYLRVDRMVDTPDIAQPNAYLYRMALNIAADRRQADARLLTGDEIEELLQVCDEALDPARVVGGQKELQVLLKALYELPARRRKIFIAARLEEAPHLEISQRFGISTRMVEKEIKAALGHCAQRLERKVIQRFGPGAGKPS is encoded by the coding sequence ATGAAAGACACAGGTCGCAGCCCGATGGTCAAGTTGTTCCTCACCTCCTACGAGGATTTCAAGGTGCGGCTGCGCCGACGCCTGGGCTCCGAGGAACTGGCCAACGACGTGCTGCATGAAACCTACCTGCGGGTCGATCGCATGGTCGACACGCCGGACATTGCCCAGCCCAACGCCTATTTGTATCGCATGGCCCTGAACATTGCCGCCGATCGTCGGCAAGCCGATGCGCGTCTGCTCACTGGCGACGAAATCGAGGAGTTGCTGCAGGTCTGCGATGAGGCCCTGGATCCGGCCCGGGTGGTGGGCGGGCAGAAGGAGCTGCAGGTCCTGCTCAAGGCTTTGTATGAACTGCCGGCACGGCGCCGCAAGATTTTTATCGCGGCGCGCCTGGAGGAAGCGCCACACCTGGAAATCTCCCAGCGCTTTGGTATTTCCACGCGCATGGTAGAGAAGGAAATCAAGGCCGCACTGGGACATTGCGCCCAGCGCCTGGAAAGAAAAGTCATTCAGCGGTTCGGTCCCGGCGCGGGAAAACCGTCTTGA
- a CDS encoding cupin domain-containing protein, giving the protein MKALYLIAAFCLLPMTQTYAHEAAPSEKVTVLQEQMLKNLPGKKAMMLTVDYAPGQSSIAHKHEGTAMAYVLEGAITSQVKGEPAITYKAGEFWYEAAGSEHLVSKNASATEPAKLLVFMVMGEDEAVLIPLKN; this is encoded by the coding sequence ATGAAAGCCCTCTATCTGATCGCCGCCTTCTGCCTGCTGCCCATGACCCAGACCTACGCCCACGAAGCGGCACCTTCGGAAAAGGTCACGGTGTTGCAGGAGCAAATGCTGAAGAACCTGCCGGGTAAAAAAGCCATGATGCTGACCGTCGACTATGCCCCGGGCCAGTCGTCCATCGCCCACAAACATGAGGGCACGGCCATGGCCTATGTGCTCGAAGGCGCCATCACCTCCCAGGTCAAGGGCGAGCCCGCGATTACCTACAAGGCCGGGGAATTCTGGTACGAAGCCGCGGGGTCCGAGCATCTGGTTTCGAAGAATGCCAGCGCGACCGAACCGGCGAAGTTGCTGGTGTTCATGGTGATGGGTGAGGACGAGGCGGTGTTGATTCCATTGAAAAACTGA
- a CDS encoding FecR domain-containing protein — MNIFSIASPDATPQARLDSEARDWLILLTSGRATVADARALRQWCEQSPDHARAFEQAKALWQGLQPAAQALQAPRQFGRRALLGGAIAASAGFLLIRATVPGGVSGLGADYITDVGEQRRVELADGISLELNTQTRLSRRPLADGGQGLELFSGEIEVQGRSAQAVSIQAGAGWISAARARFNIRYIDQNVCATCLEGVVQVQVQGQSFRLEPGMQLTYDTGRVGTPQHADVSAAIAWRDQVLVFNNATLASVIDEINRYRPGMLLLLNRELGLRKVQARFRLDQLAGVALLIRDAYGAKCTELPGGVVVLS, encoded by the coding sequence TTGAACATCTTCAGCATCGCTTCCCCTGACGCCACGCCCCAGGCCCGACTGGACAGCGAGGCCCGAGATTGGCTGATCCTGCTGACCTCGGGACGCGCCACCGTGGCCGATGCCCGGGCCTTGCGCCAATGGTGTGAGCAAAGCCCCGACCATGCGCGAGCCTTCGAACAGGCCAAGGCGCTGTGGCAGGGGCTGCAACCGGCGGCCCAGGCGTTGCAGGCACCGCGACAGTTCGGCCGCCGGGCGTTGCTGGGCGGTGCGATTGCGGCGTCAGCCGGTTTCCTGTTGATAAGGGCCACGGTGCCTGGCGGCGTTTCCGGGCTGGGCGCCGATTACATCACTGACGTGGGCGAACAGCGTCGGGTGGAACTGGCCGATGGCATCAGCCTGGAGCTCAACACTCAGACTCGCCTCAGCCGCCGTCCGCTGGCCGACGGTGGGCAAGGGTTGGAATTGTTCAGTGGTGAGATCGAAGTGCAGGGGCGCAGTGCGCAGGCGGTCAGCATTCAGGCTGGCGCCGGCTGGATCAGCGCGGCACGGGCGCGGTTCAATATCCGCTACATCGACCAGAACGTCTGCGCGACCTGCCTGGAAGGCGTCGTGCAAGTGCAAGTGCAAGGTCAGAGTTTTCGCCTGGAACCGGGCATGCAACTGACCTACGACACTGGCCGGGTCGGCACCCCACAGCATGCCGATGTGTCGGCAGCCATTGCCTGGCGCGATCAAGTGCTGGTGTTCAACAACGCGACCCTGGCCAGCGTCATCGATGAAATCAACCGCTACCGCCCCGGCATGTTGTTGCTGCTCAATCGCGAACTGGGTTTGCGCAAGGTCCAGGCACGTTTCCGCCTCGATCAACTGGCGGGCGTGGCGCTGCTGATCCGCGATGCCTACGGCGCCAAATGCACCGAGTTGCCGGGTGGAGTGGTGGTGTTGAGCTGA
- a CDS encoding antibiotic biosynthesis monooxygenase family protein: MSRQVINTVQVQAAAGRSEELGRQLQQIVETLRAQPGCDAYMVDRCPEDGDRWNVSARWQSEAAMQAHFNCPEVQGFIGLIDNRLARSVDFNSFPIV; the protein is encoded by the coding sequence ATGTCTCGCCAAGTGATCAATACCGTACAGGTGCAAGCCGCCGCCGGTCGCTCGGAAGAACTCGGCCGGCAGTTGCAGCAAATCGTCGAAACCCTGCGTGCGCAGCCGGGGTGCGATGCGTACATGGTCGACCGTTGCCCGGAGGATGGCGACCGCTGGAACGTCAGCGCCCGCTGGCAATCGGAAGCGGCGATGCAAGCCCATTTCAATTGCCCCGAAGTGCAGGGTTTTATCGGCCTGATCGATAACCGCCTGGCTCGCAGCGTGGATTTCAATAGTTTCCCGATCGTCTGA
- a CDS encoding carboxymuconolactone decarboxylase family protein codes for MSPRLDYYSASPGAMKAMIGLEALTSRLSIEPALLHLIKIRASQLNGCAFCTDMHSVDARRLGETERRLYAVAVWRDSGFFTPRERAALAWTEAVTLLAESQVPDEVYAQARAEFSEEELVDLTLAISTINSWNRLAVSFRQSPSA; via the coding sequence ATGAGCCCGCGTCTGGATTACTACAGTGCGTCCCCCGGGGCGATGAAAGCCATGATCGGCCTGGAAGCCTTGACCAGCCGCCTGAGTATCGAACCGGCGCTGTTGCACCTGATCAAGATCCGTGCCTCGCAACTCAACGGCTGCGCTTTTTGCACCGACATGCATTCGGTCGATGCGCGTCGCCTGGGCGAGACCGAGCGGCGTCTTTACGCCGTGGCGGTATGGCGCGACAGTGGCTTTTTTACCCCCCGAGAACGCGCCGCCCTGGCCTGGACCGAGGCGGTGACGCTGTTGGCTGAAAGCCAGGTGCCGGATGAGGTGTATGCCCAGGCCCGTGCCGAGTTCAGCGAAGAGGAACTGGTGGACCTGACCCTGGCGATCAGCACCATCAACAGCTGGAACCGACTGGCGGTGAGTTTTCGTCAGAGTCCCAGCGCTTGA
- a CDS encoding secretin and TonB N-terminal domain-containing protein, with product MVVWSCLLTGPAQAADLVDLDIAPQELTTALELFSRATGMAVLVDHQLSSRRHTLGVQGRFTPSQGLNVLLSGTGLAAQYARADAFTLQPVRVREVPLPPGVTPGLSDSNYAATIQAVIQRNLCRSPLTRPGSFRAVLQVWIGRDGVVQHSRLVSSTGDLMRDRTLVNSLQNLRIDRPAPSSLRQPVTLLLLPDSSGKSMECTAGEGVSGR from the coding sequence CTGGTAGTGTGGTCGTGTCTGCTGACCGGGCCGGCCCAGGCGGCCGACCTGGTGGACCTGGACATCGCGCCCCAGGAATTGACCACGGCATTGGAGTTGTTCAGCCGTGCGACGGGCATGGCGGTACTGGTCGACCACCAGTTATCGAGCCGGCGCCACACGCTGGGAGTCCAGGGGCGGTTCACACCCTCCCAAGGGTTGAATGTGTTGCTCAGCGGCACCGGGCTTGCTGCGCAGTACGCCCGGGCGGATGCGTTCACGTTGCAGCCGGTGCGGGTCCGTGAGGTACCGCTGCCTCCCGGCGTCACCCCGGGCTTGAGTGACAGTAATTACGCAGCGACGATCCAGGCGGTCATCCAGCGCAACTTATGTCGTTCACCGCTGACCCGCCCAGGCAGTTTTCGGGCGGTGCTGCAAGTGTGGATCGGCCGCGACGGCGTGGTTCAGCATAGCCGCCTGGTCAGTTCCACCGGCGATCTGATGCGTGACAGGACCTTGGTCAACAGTTTGCAAAACCTCAGGATCGACCGCCCGGCGCCCAGTTCGCTACGCCAGCCGGTGACCCTGCTTTTGTTACCCGATTCATCAGGAAAAAGCATGGAATGCACAGCAGGGGAAGGGGTGTCCGGGCGATGA